The sequence CTGTTCGACCCGGTCACGACGATCGCGGCGCCGCCGAGCGCGAGCCCGACGGCGGCCGCGAGGACTAACTGCGCAGGCCAGGACGTGACCAGACGGCCGATACCGCCCTGGCTCACTTCGGTGATCCACCTCGGTTGGACGAGGTTCCAACTCGCCACGCTCATGCTCCTCAGCCGACCGCCGCACCCGCCAGGGCGCGAGGTGGCACGTGCTTAGCCGGACGGGCAACCGCGTCGCTGTCAGTCAGCGGTCCGCGCGAGCCCCGGTGCGGGTTGCTCCCGCTCCAGGACGTCGCGGATCGCGCTTGCGACATAGTCGATCGCGTCGTTCGACATCTCCGGGTACATGGGGAGCGATAGGATCTGTTCGGCGACGGCCTCCGTGACCGGGAAGGCGCCGCGCTCGTAGCCGAGATTCCTGCAGGCCGGCTGCAGGTGGATCGGGATCGGATAGTGGATACCTGTCGCGATGCCGCGCTCGGCCAGTGCGGCGCGCATGGCGTCCCGCTGGGGAACCCGGATCACGTAGAGGTGCCAGACCGGCTCTGCGTACGATGGCACCGAGGGGATGACGACGCTCTCCGGTAAGACCTCCGAGTAGCGTTCGGCATGGCGGCGCCGCGCGGCGTTCCACTCGTCGAGGTGGCGGAGCTTGATCCGCATGACCGCCGCTTGCAGCGTGTCCAGCCGGCGATTGAAGCCAGACTGCAAGTGGTGGTACTTCTCGCGCTGGCCGTAGTTGCCGAGGAGTCGAACCGCGTCGGCTACCTGGGCGTCTGCCGTGACGACCATACCGCCGTCGCCATAAGCGCCGAGGTTTTTTGCCGGGTAGAAGCTGAAGGCTGCGGCGTGGCCGAAGGTGCCGACCCGCCGGTCTTTGTAGCGAGCGCCGTGCGCCTGGCAGGCATCCTCGATCACGATCAGGCCGTAGCGCCGGGCGATTTCCATGATCGGGTCCATGTCGGCCGGTTGGCCGTACAGGTGGACCGGCATGATGGCCTTGGTGCGCGGCGTGATGGCCTTTTCCAGTAGCTCCGGATCCATGTTGTAGGTGCTCGGATCCACGTCCACGAGCACCGGCGTCGCCCCCGTGTAGGCGATCGCAAACACCGTTGCGACGAACGTGTTGGCCTGGGTGATGACCTCGTCCCCTGGGCCGATATTGAAGGCCCTCAGCGCGAGCTCCAGCGCCGATGTGCCCGAGTCGACACCAACGGCGTGTTCGATTTCGCAGTAGTCGGCGAACTCGCGTTCGAACGCCGCTACGTCGGCGCCAAGGATGAAGTCGGCGCCGCGCAGCACGCGCGCGATGGCCTCATCGACCTCGGGCGCGATGCTGTCGTACTGGGCGGCCAGGTCAACGAAGGGGATGCGACGCTGATTCTGCTGGATAGACATAGAGCGACTCCTCCGTACTCACGAGTTCGACCGGCGTGCCACGCATGGCCATCGACTTGTCCACTGCCTCAAGAACACGCACCACATCGCGCCCGGCGTCGCCGTCCGTGAGTGGCCGACGTCCGTGGATGACGCAGTCGGCGAAGTGGCTGGCGAGTGTCTTGAGCGGCTCCCGGGGTTGGATGCTCGGGCTAATGATGTCGCCGTCGCGCACCACCAGCTGGTCCCCGCTGTAGCCCTCCCCGTTCTGCATCAAGGGGGCTACGCCCTTCTCAAAGACACGCACTTGTTCCATGGTTTGAAGGTCGTTGAAGACAATCCGCTTGTCGCTTCCAACGACAACGACTTCGCGAACCTTGTGGGGATCGGCCCAGCTCACATGGATCTGGCCCAGCACGTTGTCGGGATACCCGAGGACGATGAACCCGACGTCCTCGCGACCGTTGCGCAGCGCTCGCGAGCCGACCGCGCTGACCCAAAGCGGGGCGGTGCCCATGAAGTAGTTGAAGATGGAGATGTCGTGCGGGGCGAGGTCCCAGAGCGCATTGACATCTCTCCGGATTGGCCCGAGGTTGGTGCGACGTGCGTACAGGTAGTAGATCCGACCCAGCTCTCGCCGGTCGATGTACTCTTTGACGCGCTGCACGCCCGCGTTGTAGAGGAACGTATGCCCTACCATGAGGGTCAGCTTGCGGGCCGCGGCGGCCGCGATCAGGTCCCCGGCGTCCTCGCCCGTCGTCGCGATCGGCTTCTCCACCAGGACGTGTTTCCCTGCACGGAGACACTCGCGCGCCACGCGGTGGTGGGAAGTGGCCTCGGTGCAGACCACGACGGCGTCGACGCCCGGTGTGGCCAGGGCTTCCGCGACATCCGTCGTCACGGCGACGCCTGGGTACCGTTGGGCGATCTCGCGCACCCGCTCGGGCCGTTGGTCGCAGGCCACGACGACTCGCGTCTCGGGGATCTCGTTGAAAACTCGGACGTAGTTGACGCCCCAGTAGCCGCAGCCGAGGACCGCGATGCCTACCTGTTCAACCATGTCCCTCCGTCCTCCCGTAGCTCGTGCGTCGACTATCCAGCTCCGGTGCCCCGGAGCACCGCCGGAACCGTCCGGGCGAGGATCTTGAGGTCCAGCGCTGTGGACTGGTTCCGTACGTACTCAAGGTCGAGCGCGATCATCTCGTCGAAGGTGAGCGCGCAGCGGCCGGTGACCTGCCACAAGCCGGTGATGCCAGGCAGGGCTGCCAGGCGCTCGAAGTGCCACGGCTCGTAGTGCTCGACCTCATAGGTGGGTACCGGCCGTGGCCCGACGAGGCTCATGTCGCCCTTGAGCACGTTGACGAGTTGCGGCAGTTCGTCGAGGCTGGTTGCCCTCAGGAAGCGCCCGACCCGGGTAACCCGCGGGTCGCCGGTGAGCTTGAAGCCGCCCTTGCCGGGACCACGCCGCACCTGCCCGTTCGCGTAGGCAGCGATGTGTGCCCGGTGGAGCGATTCGTCCGCGTTGTGCACCATCGAGCGGAACTTGTAGAAGCGAAACGGTCGGATCTCCCATGCCCCGGTGGATCCGCGACGGCGCAGGCGCGCGCCGACCCGCTCGTGGGCGAAGATCACCGGTCCCGGAGAGTCCAGCTTGATCGCTAACGCGATCACCACGAGCACCGGCGACAACAGCACCAAGGCGGCACAGGACAGGACGATGTCGATGCAGCGCTTGGTGGCGTAATAGCGCAGTCGCCGTTGATCGATTTGCGTGACAACCACCCGTGGGATCTCCACCGCCTGCTTCGCCTGCTTCATGACTGTGTCCTTCCCCAGGTTCAGCGCGGTGGTCTGGGAGTGCGGCGAGTGATCCTGAGCGTGTGCCATAGTCACTCTTCCCCACGCAGTGACGACTCAGAAGCTTCTTCCGCTACCCGCTGGCGCCGTCGCGCGGACCGCCCGTTCGGGATAGCGACCGGTGCTAGTTGCTCGTGCACGACTGAGCGAGCGCTCGTGCCCACTTCGTAGCTCTCCGCCGGCTCGTCGTCGTCGGCGTCCGCCTGGTTGGCGACGACCCCGACCACGCGTGCCTGGAGCGTTTCGAGCTTGCGGATAGCGGCGATCACGGCCCCCTCGCGGGCGCGCCCGCGCTGGACCACCAGGATGACGCCGTCGACGATTCCGGCCAGGATCGCGGCATCGGCCACCTGTTCGAGTGGTGGCGCGTCGAGGAGGATCAGATCCGCCGTCCCGCGAAGCTCGGTCAGGAGCTGACCCATCCGCTCAGAGCCGAGCAGTTCGGGCGGATAGGCCGGCTCGGGGCCGCTGGTCAGCACCTGGATTCGCGGGATCCTCGTAGTCTGGAGTGCGTCGGCCACCGGCGCCTCGTCGCGCAGCACGCTGGTTAATCCACAGTCGTTCGGCAGTCCGAAGAACTGGTGCTGTCTCGGCGATCGCAGGTCGGCATCGATGATGACAACGCGACGGTTCGCCCCGGCGAGCACGAAGGCGAGGTTCGCCGTCACCGTGGATCGTCCCTCGCCGCGCTGCGAGCTGGTGATCACGATCGCCTTCAGCGGTTGACGGGCGCCCTGGTAAAGCAGATTCGTTCGCAGCCAGCGGAACGCCTCGAGCAAACGGGCGTTCGCCGAGACGAGCAGGATGCGGGCACGTCGCCCGGAACGCGGGATGACAGCGAGGATCGGGACCCGTGCTGTGCGCCGGATGGCCCCCGTGGTATAGAGGCGATCGTCCAAATTCTCGACGAGGAAGGCGAGCCCGACGGCGCCGACGAGGCCGACACCCAGTCCCAGAGCCAGGTTCAGCAACTGGTTGGGCGAGCTCGGGCTCTCGGGGGGTACGGCTGGGTCTGCCAGCACGATCTTGTCGCTACGCGTGGCCTCGGTGACCCGAGCGCGGTCGTACTGCGCCTGCAGCGAGTTGTACTCCTGCTGCCGCATGTCGAGTTCAATCCGGGCAGCAGCGACTTCGGTCGGGTCCGCCTGCGGGTCCGCCGCCAGCGACTCGTACCGGAGTCGGGCTTCGAGCAGCGCCTGCTGGGCCTCCGCGAAGTCCTCTCCCAGGGCCTGGCGCGTTTCGGGATTCTCCTGCTGGGCAGCCTCCACATGGGCCGCCAGTGCCGTCGCGGCAGCGTTGGCGATCGCGGCAGCCATGGCGGGGTCGCGGTGAGCGGCGCTAATATTCAGGAGTTCCGAGTTGGCCGGAGCGGTCCCGGAAATCTCCGGCAGGGAACTAAGCTTCAGCTCCTCCGCCACCTGCTCGCGCACGGAGTGGCTGGTTACCAGCGTCAGGTAGGTGTTGAGCAACCGGTCCGTATAGGTCGGGTCCCGGATTACGTAGTCAATCGAGCCCGACGTCACGGAGACCCGAGCCGTCGCGGTCGCGACGTAGACAGGCGTAACCAGCCGATTCGCGGTGACCGCGACACCCAATGCTGTCAGAACCGTGAGGAGAACGATCCACCTCCGGCGCCACAGGATGGCCGCGTAGGCGCGTAGTTCCATTCCACCACTCTCGTCTAGGGAGGCAGCCACGCGACACCGCGTCGGTCTCCTCCGAGGTTTGGGCTGCTCCCAGACTGTCCCTGTCGCGCCCGTTCGGTCCACCGAGCCACCCCGCGCCGTGAGCGCCGGTGTGGGTGACGTCGCCGCTGCGGCGGAGTGCAGCGTGAGTCCGCTCCGAATAGACCCTTGGGCGGGGGACAGTGACCCGCGCAGCTCCGGTCCTGCGCTGCGCGCTGATCGGGCCGGCGTCGTGAACTCTCCACCGACCGACTAAGGCCCGACCATCGACCGGAGTTTTCGTGTGTCAGTATGGCGGTGTCTAATTAACATGGGGCCTTGAACTGTCCGCGTAGTCGATAACAGTAATGTTACTGACTATCTCTGGGGGCGAGCCTGGGGGAGACGCGTTTGGGCGCGTCGACCCCCGCGGCGGGCCAGACAGTGGACGTCACGTGCGCGGCCCCGGGTGGCAACCGGCCCAGCTAGGCGTAGCGGTAGACGAGGGCCCCTGCACGCGCCACGAGCGGGAGCGGCAAGCGCCGCCACGCAGGCTTCGTTAGCCGCCGCAGTGTGCTGGCACGCGAGCGGGTACTGGGGATGTTCTGAGGCTCCGGCGGGTGACTCTCTCGGTAGCGATACATCGGCCGTGGCTGTCCACCCCACTTGCGCTTGTACCGTGCCAGACCGCTCTCTGGGTGGGCGTCGCCGAGGTCGACGCGACGATATCCCGCCTCCCACGCGGACTGGACGATATGCCACTGGATCAGGTCCTGGCAGTGGAGCTGCCCCGCAATCGGGCTCCGGGCGATGTACTCTCCAAGAACGGTCTGGGAATTGAGGAGGAGGATCTCTCCCCCGATGAGTTCCGTGGCCTCTCCCGTCCGCCGCTCCACCACGAGGAGCTGGAGGAGTCCCGCCGGGCGCAGGTGGTGCCACGCCGCATCAAACAGGCGAAAGGGGAGCGGCGGGGATTCTTTCTCCCGCATCGTAGCCACATACAGGCGATACCATGCGGTGAGATCGTCGAAGCGCTCGGCTTCCCGGAGCCGCAAGCCATATTCTCGTGCCTTCTTTACCCCGCGTTTGATCACACCATGCTTGGCTGAAGGTCCGAAACGGAGAGGCTCTGTGCGCTCCGGAAGGTCGATCACATAGGTCGGACTACCCTCGACCCTGGTGAGGACAGTGCCTCCTGGGTCAATGTCCGGCACCATCGAGTGGAGTACTAGCTGGCGAGCGGGCGGTTCCTGTGCCAACTTGATCGCAGTCTGAATCAGGGCATTCGTGGCTGCAGCACTGGTAGTGAGCGGACCGGCCACGGCCGTGCAGGGGAGCGACCAGAGCTGACGGCCGCGGATCAACCCGCGTCGGTAGACCAACGGCAGCACCCCGTGCAGCCTCCCCTGGTCGTCTTCGCAGGCGAGATGAGCAGGAGGGTAGCCGAACGTGTCGGCGAGAGTTGCGATCCAGGCGGGGTGATGGAACGCCAGCCCGTCCGGATGCGTTGTCACGAACGCCGCCCAGCGGGGGTCCGCCGTGGGGTCGACCAAGTCGACGCGTAGCCGGCCGGGATCGTGTTGGGTCTGCGGGATCGATGCGGTTGCCATGGTTGCCATTCCCAGGTCGTCTCGAGTCGCGTGCCGCCATCGGATGACGCTCACAGATAGTGGGTCACCATGGACCCGATCCACTCGGTCGCGGCCAGTGGGACGTGCTGCCAGCCTGCCTGGCCAAGCCGGGTCAATCGCCGCTGGAGCGAGGCGGGACTGGTGAGCCGGGCGTGCTGTCGGCCCGCTGGGTAGAAGTACCGGTAGACGGGATGCGGCTGCCCGCCCCACTTCCGCTTGTAGCGCACCAAACCCTCCTGACCGGTCGGCACATTTCCCAGGTCGAAGGCGCGGCAACCAGCCTCCCACGCGATGTGAAGCGACTCCCAGTACAAGAGATCGTGGAGGTGAAGCGTGCTCGTCCGGTCACGCTGACCGATGCCTTCGCCAACCGCCGTCTCCGACACCATGAGGGTGATGGCTCCGCCGACCAGCTCGGACGAGCCTCCCGACTGCTGCTCGATCAGAATGAGTCGCAGGAACCCCTTGGGGTGCAGGTGATGCCAGGCAGCGTCGAAGAAACGGAACGGGTTGGGGGGCGACATCTTTCGGCGCATGCCCGCGAGGTAGAGCCGATACCATGCACGCAGGTCATCGATGCTCTTACCCTCCCGCGCCCGGAGGCTGTATTCTTTGGCTTTCTTGACACCGCGCCGGATATCGCTCTGATACCCAGGAGCGCCGATCCGCAACGGGTCGGTGCGGTTTGGCAGGGGTATCATGTACGTCGGGTACCACTCGCAACGCTGCAACGATGGAACGCGCTGATCGAGATCCGGACACAGCGTCTTGAAGTGGAGGTGCTGCCCCACCTCGTACTCGGTGAACTCCACGGCAGCCTGCACCAGGGCGGTGGCCGCCGCATCGCTGGTTGCCAGCGGTCCGGCCAGCGGCGTGTGCGGGAGGGACCAAAGCGCCTTCCCGCGCAGCCATCCATGGCGGTACACGAGCGGGAGAAAACCGCACAGGATTCCCTGGTCGTCCTCGCACGCCAACGCGACCGCCCGGTACCCGAACGTGTCGACCAGCGTTTGGAACCACGCAGGATGGTGGAAGGGAAGGCCGTCCGGGTGGGACTCAACGAACGAGGCCACCCGCGGGTCGGCTGTGTGGTCAACCAGCGTTACTCGCAAGTGTTCCCGTGACAGGGGCGTTTCCAGGAGACTTTCGGTGCGCATGATGTCTTGTCCTTCACCACTCTCACGCACTACAGATACCGGTGGATCCAGCGACCGAGCGGCCTCGTCGCTGCCGGCGGCAGGCGGCGCCAGCACGCAGCCGCAAGCCTGGCCTGCCCCCGAGTGCGCGAGCGCGGACTAGACAGGCGGGTGCCCCAGTCGGTGGGGGGGTGGAAGTAGCGGAAGAGCGGGCATGCGCGCGCGCCCCACACCTCCTTGAACTGTTGGAGTCCTGTCTGGTCGGGCGCGGCACTGCCCAGGTCGTAGCGTCGATAACCGGCCTCCCATGCCTGTTTGATGGCCTGGCCTAGGATCAGGTCGCTCGGGTGGTACTGCCGGGCGTCCACCCGGTCGGCAGCGAACTGATCGGTGACCGTAGTGCTCCCGTGGAGCAAGACGGCTCCGCCGAGGAGTTCTGTGCGTCCGCCCGCTGACCGCTCCGCCAGGAGCAGGCGGAGCAGTCCCTGCGACCGCATGTGGGTCCAGGCAGCCTCGAAAAGGGAGAGTGGGAGTGGTGGGTGGCCGAGGCGGCGGAGCGTTTGGACGTAGAGGTCGTACCACGCGTGGACGTCGGTAACACCTTCGGCGTCGCGAACCCGAACCCCGGCGCGGACCGCCTTGGCTATTCCCCGACGCCGGGACTTGGAAAAGCGAAGGGCTTCCGACCGATCTGGCAGGTCGATGACGTAGTTCGGGTACCAGTCGACGCGTAGGAACGGCACATCGTTGACTGCGAGATCCGGCAGTTCGGAATGGATCTGCAGGCGTTGCCCGGCTGTATCGCCGGCAAGTTCGGCCGCGGTGCGGACCAGCGCCCCTACGGCGGCCCGGCTCCGAGCCAGCGGGCCGGCGATGGGTGTGTATGGTAGAGACCAGAGCTGTCGGCCACGGAGCAGCCCGCGGCGGTAGAAGAGCGGCAGGACTCCGTGTAGCGCGCCATGCTCGTCCTCGCAGGCCAGATGAACGGGGGCGAAGTCGAATGTGTCGGCCAGCGTGGCGAGCCACGCAGGATGATGGAATGCCAGCCCGTTCGGGTGTGATGCCACG is a genomic window of Sphaerobacter thermophilus DSM 20745 containing:
- a CDS encoding DegT/DnrJ/EryC1/StrS family aminotransferase, whose product is MSIQQNQRRIPFVDLAAQYDSIAPEVDEAIARVLRGADFILGADVAAFEREFADYCEIEHAVGVDSGTSALELALRAFNIGPGDEVITQANTFVATVFAIAYTGATPVLVDVDPSTYNMDPELLEKAITPRTKAIMPVHLYGQPADMDPIMEIARRYGLIVIEDACQAHGARYKDRRVGTFGHAAAFSFYPAKNLGAYGDGGMVVTADAQVADAVRLLGNYGQREKYHHLQSGFNRRLDTLQAAVMRIKLRHLDEWNAARRRHAERYSEVLPESVVIPSVPSYAEPVWHLYVIRVPQRDAMRAALAERGIATGIHYPIPIHLQPACRNLGYERGAFPVTEAVAEQILSLPMYPEMSNDAIDYVASAIRDVLEREQPAPGLARTAD
- a CDS encoding Gfo/Idh/MocA family protein, whose product is MVEQVGIAVLGCGYWGVNYVRVFNEIPETRVVVACDQRPERVREIAQRYPGVAVTTDVAEALATPGVDAVVVCTEATSHHRVARECLRAGKHVLVEKPIATTGEDAGDLIAAAAARKLTLMVGHTFLYNAGVQRVKEYIDRRELGRIYYLYARRTNLGPIRRDVNALWDLAPHDISIFNYFMGTAPLWVSAVGSRALRNGREDVGFIVLGYPDNVLGQIHVSWADPHKVREVVVVGSDKRIVFNDLQTMEQVRVFEKGVAPLMQNGEGYSGDQLVVRDGDIISPSIQPREPLKTLASHFADCVIHGRRPLTDGDAGRDVVRVLEAVDKSMAMRGTPVELVSTEESLYVYPAESASHPLR
- a CDS encoding sugar transferase — protein: MKQAKQAVEIPRVVVTQIDQRRLRYYATKRCIDIVLSCAALVLLSPVLVVIALAIKLDSPGPVIFAHERVGARLRRRGSTGAWEIRPFRFYKFRSMVHNADESLHRAHIAAYANGQVRRGPGKGGFKLTGDPRVTRVGRFLRATSLDELPQLVNVLKGDMSLVGPRPVPTYEVEHYEPWHFERLAALPGITGLWQVTGRCALTFDEMIALDLEYVRNQSTALDLKILARTVPAVLRGTGAG
- a CDS encoding polysaccharide biosynthesis tyrosine autokinase; translated protein: MELRAYAAILWRRRWIVLLTVLTALGVAVTANRLVTPVYVATATARVSVTSGSIDYVIRDPTYTDRLLNTYLTLVTSHSVREQVAEELKLSSLPEISGTAPANSELLNISAAHRDPAMAAAIANAAATALAAHVEAAQQENPETRQALGEDFAEAQQALLEARLRYESLAADPQADPTEVAAARIELDMRQQEYNSLQAQYDRARVTEATRSDKIVLADPAVPPESPSSPNQLLNLALGLGVGLVGAVGLAFLVENLDDRLYTTGAIRRTARVPILAVIPRSGRRARILLVSANARLLEAFRWLRTNLLYQGARQPLKAIVITSSQRGEGRSTVTANLAFVLAGANRRVVIIDADLRSPRQHQFFGLPNDCGLTSVLRDEAPVADALQTTRIPRIQVLTSGPEPAYPPELLGSERMGQLLTELRGTADLILLDAPPLEQVADAAILAGIVDGVILVVQRGRAREGAVIAAIRKLETLQARVVGVVANQADADDDEPAESYEVGTSARSVVHEQLAPVAIPNGRSARRRQRVAEEASESSLRGEE
- a CDS encoding GNAT family N-acetyltransferase; this encodes MATASIPQTQHDPGRLRVDLVDPTADPRWAAFVTTHPDGLAFHHPAWIATLADTFGYPPAHLACEDDQGRLHGVLPLVYRRGLIRGRQLWSLPCTAVAGPLTTSAAATNALIQTAIKLAQEPPARQLVLHSMVPDIDPGGTVLTRVEGSPTYVIDLPERTEPLRFGPSAKHGVIKRGVKKAREYGLRLREAERFDDLTAWYRLYVATMREKESPPLPFRLFDAAWHHLRPAGLLQLLVVERRTGEATELIGGEILLLNSQTVLGEYIARSPIAGQLHCQDLIQWHIVQSAWEAGYRRVDLGDAHPESGLARYKRKWGGQPRPMYRYRESHPPEPQNIPSTRSRASTLRRLTKPAWRRLPLPLVARAGALVYRYA
- a CDS encoding GNAT family N-acetyltransferase, whose amino-acid sequence is MRTESLLETPLSREHLRVTLVDHTADPRVASFVESHPDGLPFHHPAWFQTLVDTFGYRAVALACEDDQGILCGFLPLVYRHGWLRGKALWSLPHTPLAGPLATSDAAATALVQAAVEFTEYEVGQHLHFKTLCPDLDQRVPSLQRCEWYPTYMIPLPNRTDPLRIGAPGYQSDIRRGVKKAKEYSLRAREGKSIDDLRAWYRLYLAGMRRKMSPPNPFRFFDAAWHHLHPKGFLRLILIEQQSGGSSELVGGAITLMVSETAVGEGIGQRDRTSTLHLHDLLYWESLHIAWEAGCRAFDLGNVPTGQEGLVRYKRKWGGQPHPVYRYFYPAGRQHARLTSPASLQRRLTRLGQAGWQHVPLAATEWIGSMVTHYL
- a CDS encoding lipid II:glycine glycyltransferase FemX encodes the protein MQPVIEHRPVSTPALRVRQVDPTTDPRWAAFVASHPNGLAFHHPAWLATLADTFDFAPVHLACEDEHGALHGVLPLFYRRGLLRGRQLWSLPYTPIAGPLARSRAAVGALVRTAAELAGDTAGQRLQIHSELPDLAVNDVPFLRVDWYPNYVIDLPDRSEALRFSKSRRRGIAKAVRAGVRVRDAEGVTDVHAWYDLYVQTLRRLGHPPLPLSLFEAAWTHMRSQGLLRLLLAERSAGGRTELLGGAVLLHGSTTVTDQFAADRVDARQYHPSDLILGQAIKQAWEAGYRRYDLGSAAPDQTGLQQFKEVWGARACPLFRYFHPPTDWGTRLSSPRSRTRGQARLAAACWRRLPPAATRPLGRWIHRYL